A window of Candidatus Neomarinimicrobiota bacterium contains these coding sequences:
- the rplT gene encoding 50S ribosomal protein L20, translated as MPRATSSIPRHRRHRKIVKQAKGYYGARSRNYRTAKDAVSRALIYAYRDRRQRKRQFRRLWIARINAAVRQHGMNYSEFMHALREQNMELNRKALADMAVRDPEGFKALVKSLS; from the coding sequence ATGCCCAGAGCCACCAGTAGTATACCCCGACACCGCCGGCATCGGAAGATCGTTAAACAGGCCAAGGGCTATTATGGGGCCCGGTCTAGGAATTACCGGACAGCCAAGGATGCCGTTAGCCGGGCCCTGATTTACGCCTACCGGGACCGGCGCCAGCGCAAACGCCAGTTCCGCCGTCTCTGGATCGCGCGGATCAATGCCGCCGTTCGCCAGCACGGTATGAACTATTCTGAGTTCATGCACGCCCTGCGGGAACAGAATATGGAGCTGAATCGCAAGGCCTTGGCCGACATGGCCGTCCGTGATCCCGAGGGTTTCAAAGCCCTGGTCAAATCCCTTTCATAG
- the pheS gene encoding phenylalanine--tRNA ligase subunit alpha yields the protein MSLLADIQQVRAEFDRCLEAARSGDETVEQLHITFLGRKGKLSALFVRMGTLPPEEIPEAGRQLNTAKEYFSQAIEALAEELQPEVRAKEPERDLTLPGDPIPLGTTHPVIQIEDSIKEIFLRLGFSVFYGPEVETEFYNFEALNFQQDHPARDMQDTFYIDDDLLLRTHTSNIQIHAMQTMQLPLRIIMPGRVYRSEAISPRNYCTFHQIEGLVVDHNISMAELKGTLQHFARELYGPDTKTRFRPSYFPFTEPSAEMDIYWGLESETDYRVTKGTGWLEILGCGMVHPNVLRAVDVDPLEWTGYAFGMGLERMAMLKWGVGDIRYFYEGDLRFLQQF from the coding sequence ATGAGCCTGCTCGCGGACATTCAGCAGGTCCGTGCCGAGTTTGACCGCTGCCTCGAAGCAGCCCGGTCAGGCGACGAGACTGTCGAGCAGCTCCACATTACCTTTCTGGGTAGGAAGGGGAAACTGTCGGCCCTTTTTGTTCGCATGGGGACCTTACCTCCTGAAGAGATTCCCGAGGCAGGTCGCCAGCTGAATACGGCCAAGGAATATTTCTCTCAGGCCATCGAGGCGCTGGCAGAAGAATTACAGCCGGAAGTCCGGGCCAAGGAACCCGAGCGGGACCTTACCCTACCCGGCGACCCCATCCCCCTGGGGACTACGCACCCCGTCATTCAGATTGAAGACAGCATCAAGGAAATTTTCCTGCGGCTGGGATTCTCGGTTTTCTACGGTCCTGAGGTGGAAACAGAGTTCTACAATTTCGAAGCTTTGAATTTTCAGCAGGATCATCCCGCTCGGGATATGCAGGATACTTTCTACATTGATGACGACCTGCTCCTGCGGACTCATACGTCCAATATTCAGATTCACGCTATGCAGACCATGCAGCTTCCGCTGCGGATCATCATGCCGGGGCGGGTCTACCGCAGCGAGGCCATCAGCCCCCGCAACTACTGTACCTTCCATCAGATTGAGGGACTAGTTGTGGATCATAACATCTCTATGGCGGAGCTGAAAGGGACACTTCAGCATTTTGCCCGGGAGCTATACGGGCCCGATACCAAAACGCGCTTTCGCCCCAGCTACTTTCCCTTCACTGAACCCAGTGCCGAAATGGATATCTATTGGGGCCTGGAGTCGGAAACCGACTATCGCGTCACCAAAGGCACTGGTTGGTTGGAAATCCTGGGTTGCGGGATGGTCCACCCCAATGTCTTACGGGCAGTAGACGTCGATCCCCTGGAATGGACTGGTTATGCCTTCGGGATGGGGCTCGAGCGGATGGCCATGCTCAAATGGGGCGTAGGGGATATCCGGTACTTCTACGAAGGTGATCTGCGCTTTCTACAGCAGTTTTGA